The following are from one region of the Fusarium keratoplasticum isolate Fu6.1 chromosome 4, whole genome shotgun sequence genome:
- a CDS encoding Triosephosphate isomerase, with amino-acid sequence MARKFFVGGNFKMNGSVSSIKEIVSNLNNATLDENAEVVVSPPALYLSLVRETIRPDIEVAAQNVFDKPNGAYTGEISVAQLKDSNINWAILGHSERRTILGESDDVVSSKTKYATENGLKVIWCCGESLETREAGKTIEFVSAQIESLKSQISDWSNIVIAYEPIWAIGTGKVATVEQAQEVHKAIRDLLRGISDKVADETRILYGGSVNEKNCGELSKQPDIDGFLVGGASLKPAFVDIINATKQ; translated from the exons atggctcgcAAGTTCTTCGTCGGCGGCAACTTCAAGAT GAACGGCTCCGTGTcgtccatcaaggagattgtttccaacctcaacaacgccACCCTCGACGAGAACGCTG AGGTCGTCGTCTCCCCTCCCGCCCTGTACCTCTCTCTCGTCCGCGAGACCATCCGCCCCGACATCGAGGTTGCCGCCCAGAACGTCTTCGACAAGCCCAACGGTGCCTACACTGGCGAGATCTCCGTTGCCCAGCTCAAGGACAGCAACATCAACTGGGCCATCCTCGGCCACTCTGAGCGCCGAACCATCCTCGGCGAGTCCGATGACGTTGtctcctccaagaccaagtACGCCACCGAGAACGGCCTGAAGGTCATCTGGTGCTGCGGTGAGAGCCTCGAGACCCGCGAGGCCGGCAAGACCATCGAGTTCGTCTCTGCTCAGATCGAGTCCCTCAAGTCCCAGATCTCCGACTGGAGCAACATTGTCATCGCCTACGAGCCCATCTGGGCCATCGGCACTGGCAAGGTTGCCACCGTCGAGCAGGCCCAGGAGGTCCACAAGGCCATCCGTGACCTCCTCCGCGGCATCAGCGACAAGGTCGCCGACGAGACCCGCATCCTCTACGGCGGCAGCGTCAACGAGAAGAACTGCGGCGAGCTCTCCAAGCAGCCCGACATTGACGGTTTCCTCGTCGGTGGTGCTTCCCTCAAGCCTGCCT TCGTggacatcatcaacgccaccaAGCAGTAA
- a CDS encoding RRM domain-containing protein produces MTDKLPPNLLALFAARPPLRWVEPPDHAPQDRKTAPISGVAQFLPELQKYKETDVYNPTESWLQARDRKKQEKKQDLEELVTQAPKLYKPNEDPNVRGDAFKTLIVARLSYEADERDLEKEFGRFGPIERIRIIVDTHAHEKPNKKKKPHRGYAFVVFEREKDMRAALDACDGIRIKDRRIKVDVERGRTVKGWRPRRLGGGLGGRGYTRSMPSRPMGPGGFGGGFRGGYKGFDGGRGRGGFRGGYGGRGGFRSGGGDYSRGDRNGYGAPSDAPSGPGFDRRNGGYGDRGDRGDRGGDRRGDRGPGGYDSRSGGRSYDDRHGGGGGGGGYRDGGRFGDRDNRRTGSNMEPIGRREGGREGGREGGREGGYRDRDRDYDRPRDDDGGRKRGYDGGYEDPRKLRRY; encoded by the exons ATGACGGACAAGCTCCCCCCGAATCTGCTCGCACTCTTCGCCGCGCGACCCCCCCTGCGATGGGTCGAGCCGCCCGACCATGCGCCCCAGGATCGCAAGACAGCGCCTATCAGCGGTGTCGCGCAATTCCTTCCCGAGCTGCAGAAGTACAAGGAAACCGACGTCTATAACCCTACCGAGAGTTGGCTGCAGGCGCGCGATCGCAagaagcaggagaagaagcaagacctggaggagctggtgACGCAGGCGCCTAAGCTTT ATAAGCCGAACGAGGATCCGAACGTCCGAGGCGATGCCTTCAAGACTTTGATTGTCGCGCGTCTGAGTtatgaggctgatgagagagacctggagaaggagtttGGGCGCTTCGGTCCCATCGAGCGC ATTCGCATCATTGTCGATACACACGCGCACGAGAAGccgaacaagaagaagaagccccaTCGAGGATACGCCTTCGTCGTTTttgagagagagaaagatATGAGAG CTGCCTTGGATGCTTGCGATGGCATTCGCATCAAGGATCGACGTATCAAGGTAGACGTCGAACGAGGCAGAACCGTTAAAGGATGGcgacctcgacgacttggtggtggtctcggtGGCCGAGGCTACACCAGGTCGATGCCCTCCCGTCCAATGGGTCCTGGCGGTTTTGGCGGTGGTTTCCGCGGTGGTTACAAGGGCTTCGACGGCGGACGTGGACGGGGTGGCTTCCGAGGAGGTTACGGCGGCCGAGGTGGCTTCCGGAGCGGTGGTGGCGACTACAGCCGTGGCGATAGAAACGGATACGGCGCACCGAGCGACGCGCCCTCTGGACCTGGCTTCGACCGAAGAAATGGTGGTTATGGCGACCGAGGTGATCGTGGCGACCGCGGCGGTGACCGCAGAGGCGATCGAGGCCCTGGTGGGTATGATTCGCGAAGCGGCGGCCGCTCATATGACGACAGACacggcggtggtggtggtggtggcggctACCGCGACGGCGGCAGATTCGGAGACCGCGACAACCGACGTACCGGAAGCAACATGGAACCCATCGGCCGAAGAGAAGGTGGACGAGAAGGTGGACGAGAAGGTGGACGAGAAGGTGGGTATCGCGACCGGGACCGGGACTACGACAGGCCCCGCGACGATGACGGTGGCCGGAAACGTGGTTATGACGGTGGCTACGAGGATCCAAGGAAGTTGCGCCGATACTAA
- a CDS encoding Ribosome assembly factor mrt4, whose amino-acid sequence MPKSKRAKVVHLTQVSKKTRENKDKLFENIRNEIPEYQTCFVFSVDNMRNSYLKEVRRELSDCRLFFGKTKLMAKALGQTPEEAIAPGIEGITKHLAGTVGLLLTNRPAEEILAYFDNLAPVDFARAGVAASRGFSLPAGVLYATGGEVPAEHDVPLEHTIEPELRRLGVPTRMVKGRVVLGDESGEGEDYVVCKEGDILDSRQTRLLKLFSVCLSEFKVKVLAYWSAATSEVTEVNAMDED is encoded by the exons ATGCCCAAGTCGAAGCGCGCCAAGGTCGTCCACCTCACCCAGGTGTCCAAGAAGACGCGggagaacaaggacaagctgTTTGAGAACATTCGCAATGAGATTCCCGAGTACCAGACCTGCTTCGTCTTTAGTGTCGACAACATGCGCAACAGCTACCTCAAGGAGGTGAGGCGCGAGCTCTCCGACTGCCG ACTCTTCTTTGGCAAGACAAagctcatggccaaggccctcgGACAGACccccgaggaggccatcgcgCCTGGTATCGAGGGTATCACGAAGCATCTGGCTGGCACCGTGGGCCTACTCCTGACGAACCGGCCGGCCGAAGAGATCCTCGCCTACTTTGACAACCTCGCCCCCGTCGACTTTGCCCGCGCTGGCGTCGCTGCCTCCCGCGGCTTCTCTCTCCCCGCCGGTGTTCTCTACGCCACCGGCGGTGAGGTCCCTGCTGAGCACGACGTGCCCCTTGAGCACACCATCGAGCCTGAGCTGCGCCGCCTCGGCGTGCCCACCCGCATGGTCAAGGGCCGTgttgttcttggtgatgagtctggagagggcgaggactATGTCGTCTGCAAGGAGGGAGACATTCTGGACTCGCGGCAGACAAGGctgctcaagctcttcaGCGTGTGTCTGAGCGagttcaaggtcaaggtgttAGC GTACTGGAGCGCCGCAACCTCCGAGGTGACAGAGGTCAACGCCATGGATGAGGATTAA